The proteins below are encoded in one region of Diorhabda carinulata isolate Delta chromosome 3, icDioCari1.1, whole genome shotgun sequence:
- the LOC130891616 gene encoding glyoxalase domain-containing protein 4 has translation MLLSGRALHYVFKIPNRKESMRFYLNVLGMKLLRHEEFSEGCEATCNGPYDGRWSKTMVGYGPEDNHFVIELTYNYGISNYNRGNDFAKISIRDKEILQRAIEQKWPVENGNVVVAPGGYRFEIIDEHQPIDRDPVESVTLNVSNLKSSLDYWNGILGLKIFKRGDKSALIGFKDNEAKLGLQEIGKAIDRGQAFGRIAFSIPYKEQEPLAKKVDEKKCTVLTPLTVLPTPGKSDVRVLILADPDGHEICFVDDEGFRQLSQPDYESEKILNIQMNKDQFDKSK, from the exons ATGTTATTATCAGGAAGAGCTTTGcattatgttttcaaaataccAAATAGAAAGGAATCTATGAGATTCTATTTAAATGTTTTGGGAATGAAATTACTTAGACATGAAGAGTTTTCAGAAGGATGTGAAGCTACGTGTAATGG accCTATGACGGAAGATGGAGCAAAACAATGGTTGGGTATGGACCTGAAGATAATCACTTTGTCATAGAATTAACATATAATTATGGTATTTCTAACTATAATAGAGGAAATGATTTTGCAAAGATTTCAATAAGAGACAAAGAAATTTTACAAAGAGCCATTGAACAGAAGTGGCCTGTAGAAAATGGAAATGTTGTAGTTGCACCAGGTGGTTACCGATTTGAGATTATTGATGAGCATCAACCAATTGACAGag ATCCAGTAGAATCAGTAACTCTAAACGTATCTAATTTGAAAAGCTCTCTGGATTACTGGAATGGAATTTTgggtttaaaaattttcaaacgtGGTGATAAATCAGCACTAATTGGTTTTAAAGATAATGAAGCGAAATTAGGACTGCAAGAGATAG GTAAAGCTATCGACCGGGGCCAAGCATTCGGACGTATCGCATTTTCGATTCCATATAAAGAACAAGAACCACTGGCAAAGaaagttgatgaaaaaaaatgtactgtTTTAACTCCTCTTACTGTTCTACCAACACCTGGAAAATCTGATGTCCGGGTTTTAATTTTGGCTGATCCTGATGGTCATGAAATATGCTTTGTAGATGATGAGGGTTTTAGACAACTGTCACAACCAGACtatgaaagtgaaaaaatacTTAACATTCAAATGAACAAGGACCAATTTGATAAATCAAAGTGA